A region from the Neurospora crassa OR74A linkage group V, whole genome shotgun sequence genome encodes:
- a CDS encoding arsenical pump-driving ATPase, whose protein sequence is MSTAVINADDDHMEPTLQSILDQRSLRWIFVGGKGGVGKTTTSCSLAIQLAKVRRSVLLISTDPAHNLSDAFSQKFGKEARLIDGFDNLSAMEIDPNGSIQDLLAGQGENEGAGDMGGVGGMMQDLAFAIPGIDEAMSFAEVLKQVKSLSYETIIFDTAPTGHTLRFLQFPSVLEKALAKVSQLSSQYGPLLNGFLGSNGTLPNGQNLNEMMEKLETLRATISEVNTQFKDERLTTFVCVCIPEFLSLYETERMIQELASYGIDTHSIVVNQLLFPKPGSDCEQCTARRKMQKKYLDQIEELYDEFNVVKMPLLVEEVRGKEKLEKFSEMLVKPFVPPQ, encoded by the exons ATGTCTACCGCAGTCATAAATGCCGACGATGACCACATGGAGCCCACGCTCCAGTCGATTCTCGACCAGCGCTCGCTGCGCTGGATTTTCGTCGGCGGCAAGGGTGGTGTCGGCAAGACGACAACCTCGTGCAGTCTGGCCATCCAGCTGGCCAAGGTCCGCCGTTCGGTCTTGCTCATCTCGACCGACCCCGCCCACAATCTCAGTGATGCCTTTAGCCAAAAGTTTGGCAAGGAGGCGCGTCTGATCGATGGTTTCGACAACCTGAGCGCTATGGAGATTGACCCCAACGGTAGCATCCAGGATCTCCTGGCTGGCCAGGGCGAGAATGAGGGTGCTGGTGATATGGGTGGTGTGGGTGGCATGATGCAGGATTTGGCGTTTGCG ATTCCCGGTATCGATGAAGCCATGTCCTTCGCCGAAGTTCTCAAGCAAGTCAAGTCGCTCTCGTACGAGACCATCATCTTCGACACGGCACCGACCGGCCACACGCTGCGCTTCCTGCAGTTTCCCTCGGTCCTCGAGAAGGCTCTGGCCAAGGTCTCGCAGCTGTCTTCGCAATACGGCCCCTTGCTCAACGGCTTCCTTGGCTCCAACGGCACGCTGCCCAACGGCCAGAACCTGAAcgagatgatggagaagCTCGAGACATTGCGGGCCACCATTTCAGAGGTGAACACACAGTTCAAGGATGAGCGCCTGACCACGTTCGTGTGCGTGTGCATCCCCGAATTCCTGTCGCTGTACGAGACGGAGCGCATGATCCAGGAGCTGGCCAGCTATGGGATCGACACCCACAGCATCGTGGTCAACCAGCTCCTGTTTCCCAAGCCCGGGTCAGACTGCGAGCAGTGCACAGCCCGCAGGAAGATGCAAAAGAAGTACCTGGATCAGATCGAGGAGCTGTACGACGAGTTCAACGTTGTCAAGATGCCGCTGCTCGTGGAGGAGGTCCGTGGTAAGGAGAAACTGGAGAAGTTTAGCGAAATGTTGGTTAAGCCGTTTGTGCCGCCACAATAG
- a CDS encoding zinc knuckle domain-containing protein, giving the protein MESSVFFKFKSNKEPTRVEFDGTGISVFELKREIILKSALGDGTDFDLIIAADEGMKEVYDDDTTIIPRSTTVIARRMPAKVQGRGGAARYVSGKMPVHAKNSSRKEQPIVKALAKPVANPVVQLNSAMTEEEKMAAVFQAQTENFTAREEEMATQQYVAKSGPKKPANVPDHDPPQGYICYRCGEKGHWIQLCPTNDNPDYDNRPRVKRTTGIPKSFLKTVDKATALGQTGDGDETKTPSGIMVNADGEFVIAEPDKASWEQFQAKAKSNSAAQKATPEGDKEIQERGLECPIDHKLFIDPMKTPCCEKTYCNDCITNALIESDFICPGCKSDGILIDDLKADEEAVDKIKAFLAEKNSKAKEGSQSPGSPNSPTAAKSPTSTDAPAVQTTTEETKPKCKSPTPTDTAPSASQQASQQQTSQASSAASMQSGSTGQTTPPTQANREERSQQVSKKRPAEHALENPKIPKAPKAMQQKTQQTQQQAMMEQMMGGMPGMPGMNGMNAMNCMPQMFPAMPMMGNFGGMGMPNMNMGMMNHMMNPMLAGGMGPGFPPMNGGMGPGGFPGGPGGMPNGNNPGMWNNGGMGMNGHGGVPNGPNMGGTMRAGGGRMNVMNQAAGMGMHNGGGYQGQQHQFKNFSHQPADDDDAYFRKPVNPHRHQNRQRRVRPSDYREL; this is encoded by the exons ATGGAGTCCTCAGTCTTCTTCAAGTTCAAGTCTAACAAAGAGCCCACCCGTGTGGAGTTCGACGGAACTGGCATATCCGTCTTCGAACTGAAACGTGAAATCATCCTGAAAAGTGCGCTCGGCGATGGCACTGATTTCGACCTCATTATCGCTGCCGACGAGGGCATGAAGGAAG TTTACGATGATGATACAACCATTATTCCACGATCAACCACGGTCATTGCTCGCCGCATGCCCGCCAAGGTACAGGGTAGGGGAGGAGCTGCTCGCTATGTCTCGGGCAAAATGCCCGTACACGCTAAGAACTCATCGCGCAAAGAACAGCCCATCGTCAAGGCCTTGGCTAAGCCAGTCGCCAATCCAGTCGTGCAGCTTAACAGTGCCATGActgaggaagagaagatggCAGCTGTCTTCCAAGCTCAGACCGAGAATTTCACcgcgagggaggaggaaatggCTAC GCAGCAATATGTTGCTAAGTCTGGCCCCAAGAAACCGGCCAACGTCCCTGACCATGACCCTCCGCAGGGATACATTTGCTACAGGTGTGGCGAGAAGGGTCACTGGATCCAACTGTGCCCAACTAACGACAACCCCGACTATGACAACCGGCCCCGCGTGAAGCGGACTACCGGCATTCCCAAATCCTTCCTCAAGACAGTAGACAAAGCAACGGCCCTAGGCCAGACTGGGGACGGTGACGAAACCAAGACCCCGTCTGGCATCATGGTCAATGCCGACGGAGAGTTCGTCATTGCCGAGCCTGACAAGGCTTCATGGGAACAGTTTCAGGCTAAGGCCAAGTCGAATTCTGCAGCCCAAAAGGCTACTCCTGAGGGAGATAAGGAGATTCAGGAGCGTGGGCTGGAGTGCCCCATCGACCACAAGTTGTTCATAGACCCAATGAAGACACCGTGTTGTGAGAAGACGTATTGCAATGATTGCATTACCAACGCCCTCATTGAGAGCGACTTCATTTGCCCTGGTTGCAAGTCCGATGGCATACTTATCGATGACTTGAAGGCGGATGAGGAGGCAGTTGACAAGATCAAGGCTTTCCTTGCAGAAAAGAATAGTAAGGCGAAAGAAGGGTCTCAAAGTCCTGGCAGTCCCAACAGCCCGACAGCCGCAAAGTCTCCGACATCTACCGACGCCCCTGCCGTCCAAACTACTACTGAGGAAACCAAGCCAAAATGCAAATCCCCGACTCCGACAGATACTGCACCATCTGCATCGCAGCAAGCCTCGCAGCAACAGACATCACAAGCGTCAAGTGCAGCATCGATGCAATCCGGCTCCACCGGCCAGACAACGCCACCAACACAGGCTAACCGGGAAGAGCGAAGTCAGCAAGTTTCGAAGAAGCGCCCTGCGGAACATGCCCTGGAGAACCCCAAGATCCCAAAGGCGCCCAAGGCCATGCAGCAGAAGACCCAACAAACCCAGCAGCAAGCCATGATGGAACAAATGATGGGCGGAATGCCCGGTATGCCTGGCATGAATGGCATGAATGCTATGAACTGCATGCCGCAAATGTTCCCGGCCATGCCCATGATGGGTAACTTTGGAGGTATGGGAATGCCCAACATGAACATGGGTATGATGAACCACATGATGAATCCGATGTTGGCCGGTGGGATGGGACCTGGCTTCCCACCCATGAACGGCGGGATGGGACCAGGTGGTTTCCCCGGTGGCCCCGGCGGAATGCCCAATGGCAACAATCCCGGAATGTGGAACAATGGCGGCATGGGCATGAATGGCCACGGCGGCGTTCCGAACGGTCCTAACATGGGTGGCACCATGCGAGCAGGCGGTGGCAGAATGAACGTCATGAATCAAGCAGCCGGCATGGGCATGCATAATGGTGGCGGCTATCAaggccagcagcaccaaTTCAAGAATTTTTCTCATCAGCccgccgacgatgacgatgcctACTTCAGGAAACCCGTCAACCCGCACCGTCACCAGAACCGCCAAAGGCGGGTCCGGCCGAGTGATTACCGGGAGCTGTAA